A window of Deltaproteobacteria bacterium contains these coding sequences:
- a CDS encoding DUF1295 domain-containing protein codes for MTELVIVAGATAASVVALMFGVWIAGLIRRDASIVDTFWGLGFVMIASIANVLSHGYAPRRFLVLMLVGFWGLRLAWHIALRSVGRGEDPRYAAMRAKFGDAFWWKSLFVVFVLQGVLMWVIALPILVVQTADGPARLGVVDGSGLLVFAAGLIIEMTADQQLVEFRARPENRGRVLDTGLWRWSRHPNYFGECLIWWGLWLLCSSAPFGFWTIVSPIVVTVLLVRVSGVPMLEGHLRTNRPGYDDYVRRTSAFVPWFPKQPEQADGGSNL; via the coding sequence ATGACGGAACTCGTGATCGTTGCCGGGGCCACCGCCGCGTCCGTCGTCGCGCTCATGTTCGGCGTGTGGATCGCCGGCCTGATCCGTCGCGACGCGAGCATCGTCGACACGTTCTGGGGTCTCGGCTTCGTCATGATCGCGTCGATCGCCAACGTACTCTCCCACGGCTACGCGCCGCGCCGTTTTCTCGTATTGATGCTCGTCGGCTTCTGGGGGCTTCGCCTCGCGTGGCACATCGCGCTGCGTTCGGTGGGTCGGGGCGAGGACCCGCGCTACGCCGCGATGCGCGCGAAATTCGGCGACGCCTTCTGGTGGAAGAGCCTGTTTGTCGTTTTCGTCCTTCAAGGCGTGCTGATGTGGGTGATCGCGCTGCCGATCCTCGTCGTGCAGACGGCCGACGGTCCGGCGCGGCTCGGTGTCGTCGACGGTTCCGGTCTGCTCGTCTTCGCCGCGGGCCTCATCATCGAAATGACCGCCGATCAACAGCTCGTGGAGTTTCGCGCAAGGCCCGAGAACCGCGGCCGCGTGCTGGATACGGGCTTGTGGCGCTGGTCGCGGCATCCCAACTATTTCGGCGAGTGCCTGATCTGGTGGGGACTGTGGCTGCTTTGTTCGAGCGCGCCCTTTGGATTCTGGACGATCGTCAGCCCGATCGTCGTCACCGTGCTGCTCGTGCGCGTTTCGGGCGTACCGATGCTCGAAGGGCACCTGCGTACGAATCGGCCCGGCTATGACGATTACGTCCGGCGCACCAGCGCGTTCGTGCCGTGGTTTCCCAAGCAGCCGGAACAGGCGGATGGCGGGTCAAACTTGTAG